From Methanocella paludicola SANAE, a single genomic window includes:
- a CDS encoding class I fructose-bisphosphate aldolase, with product MLEPSQKYMSRLFKDGRAMFLAYDQGLEHGPKDFNDKNYNPEYIIDIALRNKYTGLIFHKGLAEKYRENYSGRVPLIVKVNGKDNIAKAQAEEAPYSPVVCSVDYAVKLGADAVGYTLYVGSPIEAEAMKDFREVQEKARDYGLPVVGWMYPRGKYVTNDVDPNIVAYGARVGLELGCDLLKVKYTGSKETFKKVTDMAGRAKVLCAGGLKSDLNVFLKQTRDILDVGAAGVAVGRNVWQSDDPDKVSRALEKIIFDNKSVEEALK from the coding sequence ATGCTCGAACCTTCCCAGAAGTATATGTCCCGGTTATTCAAGGACGGAAGGGCCATGTTCCTGGCCTACGACCAGGGGCTGGAACACGGCCCCAAGGATTTTAACGATAAGAACTATAACCCCGAGTACATCATCGATATCGCGCTGAGGAACAAGTACACGGGGCTCATCTTCCACAAGGGCCTCGCCGAGAAGTATCGCGAGAACTACTCGGGCAGGGTGCCCCTCATCGTCAAGGTGAACGGCAAGGATAACATCGCGAAGGCGCAGGCCGAAGAGGCGCCCTATTCGCCGGTGGTCTGCTCCGTGGACTACGCCGTGAAGCTCGGCGCCGACGCCGTCGGATACACCCTCTACGTCGGCTCGCCCATCGAGGCGGAGGCGATGAAGGACTTCCGCGAGGTGCAGGAGAAGGCCCGGGACTATGGCCTGCCCGTGGTAGGCTGGATGTACCCGCGGGGCAAGTACGTGACGAACGATGTCGACCCCAATATCGTCGCCTACGGGGCCCGCGTGGGCCTGGAGCTAGGCTGCGACCTGCTAAAGGTCAAGTATACCGGCTCGAAGGAGACCTTCAAGAAGGTCACGGACATGGCCGGCAGGGCGAAAGTACTCTGCGCCGGGGGCCTTAAGTCGGACCTCAACGTGTTCCTCAAGCAGACCAGGGATATCCTGGACGTCGGAGCGGCCGGGGTGGCCGTGGGCCGCAATGTCTGGCAGAGCGACGACCCGGACAAGGTATCCAGAGCGCTGGAGAAGATCATCTTCGATAACAAGTCCGTCGAAGAAGCGCTAAAATAA
- a CDS encoding CBS domain-containing protein → MIDSSILVMVMVELTVIQREILSALINLFREKGRAVKGEEISERIDRNPGTVRNQMQSLKALGLVEGVPGPKGGYKATSTAYQALNLTHMDREAEVAVYRNGERIMNANVAEIDLNTVRHPELCRASVKILGDARVFNIGDSIQVGPTPVNKLVIRGEVVGRDDINSVILCSINEMISLPKKPVRDYINHRLITIPSGATVKDALVVLAKHDIHGAPVEKDGSIVGMVTYTDIGRAISSDKTDDKVTEIMTPNVISIDQEKPMYEAVSVMNQNKIGRLLVTGEGKPKGMITRMDVISRLTTY, encoded by the coding sequence ATGATAGATTCATCGATTTTAGTGATGGTCATGGTGGAGCTAACGGTAATACAGCGGGAGATACTTTCCGCGCTAATCAACTTATTCCGGGAGAAGGGCCGGGCCGTGAAAGGGGAGGAGATCTCCGAGCGGATCGACCGGAACCCCGGCACGGTCAGGAACCAGATGCAGTCGCTCAAGGCGCTGGGCCTGGTGGAGGGCGTGCCAGGGCCCAAGGGCGGATACAAGGCCACCAGCACGGCCTACCAGGCGCTGAACCTGACGCACATGGACAGGGAGGCCGAAGTGGCCGTCTACCGGAACGGCGAGCGGATCATGAACGCCAACGTGGCCGAGATCGACCTGAACACGGTCCGCCACCCCGAGCTCTGCCGGGCCAGCGTAAAGATACTGGGAGATGCCCGCGTATTCAATATAGGCGACAGCATCCAGGTCGGCCCCACCCCGGTGAACAAGCTCGTCATAAGGGGAGAGGTCGTTGGCAGGGACGACATCAACAGCGTCATCCTGTGCAGCATCAACGAGATGATCTCGCTTCCCAAGAAGCCCGTGCGGGACTACATCAACCACCGGCTCATCACCATACCCTCCGGGGCCACGGTGAAGGACGCCCTCGTGGTGCTGGCGAAGCACGACATCCACGGCGCGCCCGTGGAGAAGGACGGGAGCATCGTGGGCATGGTCACCTATACCGACATCGGCCGGGCCATCTCGAGCGATAAGACCGATGATAAGGTGACCGAGATCATGACCCCGAACGTCATCTCCATCGACCAGGAGAAGCCCATGTACGAGGCCGTGTCCGTCATGAACCAGAATAAGATCGGCCGCCTTCTCGTTACCGGCGAGGGCAAGCCTAAGGGCATGATCACCCGGATGGACGTCATCAGCCGGCTGACCACTTATTGA
- a CDS encoding pyridoxamine 5'-phosphate oxidase family protein, with protein MISDKELERLISGFLKAHGMCVLATCSGNVPRASAVEYFPSGTILYILTEGGQKLANISANPVVSVAIHTQFTGWDSIKGVQITGTAEIGKAGSKIFDEGVEAYKTRRRLKGVSIPEFMSILKVTPQKIEYLDTTLKARGLGVRHVLEY; from the coding sequence ATGATCAGCGATAAAGAACTCGAACGCCTTATCTCGGGATTCCTGAAGGCTCATGGCATGTGTGTGCTGGCGACGTGCTCCGGCAACGTGCCACGGGCGTCCGCTGTGGAGTATTTTCCTTCAGGCACCATCCTTTATATACTCACGGAGGGCGGCCAGAAACTCGCCAACATCTCCGCCAATCCCGTCGTCTCGGTGGCCATCCATACCCAGTTCACCGGCTGGGACAGCATCAAGGGCGTTCAGATCACCGGCACGGCCGAAATAGGCAAGGCCGGGTCTAAGATCTTCGATGAGGGCGTGGAGGCCTATAAAACTCGGCGGAGGCTCAAGGGCGTCAGCATTCCGGAGTTCATGAGCATCCTGAAAGTGACGCCTCAGAAAATAGAGTACCTCGACACTACTCTCAAGGCCCGGGGCCTCGGGGTAAGGCACGTACTGGAGTATTGA
- a CDS encoding bifunctional 5,6,7,8-tetrahydromethanopterin hydro-lyase/3-hexulose-6-phosphate synthase encodes MYLVGEALIGEGNEVAHIDLLVGDKAGPVGMAFANGMTNMSAGHTPLLAVVRPNLIPKPATLIVPKVTVKNLEQAAQIFGPAQAAVAKAVADAVEEGIIPKDQVESIVIIVSVFVHPAAKDYTRIYKYNYGATRLALVRAMESFPPVDKVTFEKDRGTHAIMGYKIMRLWDPPYLQIAIDAPDLGVVERVLMQAPKNDHIIIEAGTPLIKRYGLEVISKIRAIKKDAFIVADLKTLDTGNLEARMAADATADAVVCSGLAPLETIEKFCEEARKVGIYSIIDMLNVDNPAKVVEALKHKPDIVELHRGIDTEGQKAEHAWGNIAGIKKAAGGKKLLVAVAGGVKVENVEVAMKGGADILVVGRAITNAKDIEGATRAFLRAMHKDEIDQYRIMTDF; translated from the coding sequence GTGTATCTAGTCGGAGAAGCATTGATCGGCGAGGGCAACGAGGTCGCCCACATCGATCTGTTAGTCGGGGACAAGGCCGGCCCGGTCGGAATGGCCTTCGCCAATGGCATGACCAACATGTCAGCGGGGCACACGCCCCTGCTCGCGGTGGTCAGGCCCAACCTCATACCCAAGCCCGCGACGCTCATCGTGCCCAAAGTAACGGTCAAGAACCTGGAGCAGGCAGCCCAGATCTTCGGACCCGCCCAGGCGGCAGTCGCCAAGGCCGTGGCGGACGCCGTCGAGGAGGGCATCATCCCGAAGGACCAGGTCGAGAGCATCGTCATCATCGTCTCGGTTTTCGTTCACCCCGCGGCAAAGGACTACACCCGCATTTACAAGTACAACTACGGCGCAACCAGGCTGGCGCTGGTAAGGGCAATGGAGAGCTTCCCGCCCGTGGACAAGGTCACGTTCGAGAAGGACCGGGGCACCCACGCCATCATGGGCTACAAGATCATGCGGCTCTGGGACCCGCCGTACCTGCAGATCGCCATCGACGCCCCCGACCTGGGAGTCGTCGAGCGAGTATTAATGCAGGCCCCGAAGAACGACCACATCATTATCGAGGCCGGCACTCCGCTCATCAAGCGCTATGGCCTCGAGGTCATCAGCAAGATCAGGGCCATCAAGAAGGACGCCTTCATCGTGGCCGACCTGAAGACTTTAGATACGGGCAACCTGGAGGCCCGCATGGCGGCGGATGCCACGGCGGACGCGGTCGTGTGCTCGGGCCTGGCGCCACTGGAGACCATCGAGAAGTTCTGCGAGGAGGCCCGCAAGGTGGGCATCTACTCCATCATCGACATGCTCAACGTCGACAACCCCGCGAAGGTGGTCGAGGCGCTCAAGCACAAGCCGGACATCGTCGAGCTCCACAGAGGCATCGATACCGAGGGCCAGAAGGCGGAGCACGCCTGGGGGAACATCGCCGGAATTAAAAAGGCCGCGGGCGGCAAGAAGCTGCTCGTCGCGGTTGCAGGCGGCGTGAAGGTCGAGAACGTCGAGGTCGCCATGAAGGGCGGCGCGGACATACTCGTCGTGGGCAGGGCCATCACCAACGCAAAGGATATCGAGGGAGCCACCAGGGCGTTCCTCAGGGCCATGCACAAGGACGAGATCGACCAGTATAGAATAATGACGGACTTCTAA
- a CDS encoding NADPH-dependent FMN reductase — translation MDKKLKVLGVAGSLRKGSYNKALLRAALEESPEDVELEVFDLEGIPPYNQDLDNDMPAKVKEFKSKIKAADAILIATPEYNYSVPGVLKNAIDWASRPPGDNSWDDKPVAIMSASIGMLAGARAQYHLRQTFVYINMHPVNRPEIMVPFAADKVDANGRVTDEKTRRKIKELLESLASWTRRLKR, via the coding sequence ATGGATAAAAAGCTGAAGGTGCTCGGCGTCGCGGGGAGCCTGCGGAAAGGGTCGTATAATAAGGCTCTACTGCGTGCCGCCCTGGAGGAATCGCCGGAGGACGTGGAGCTCGAGGTCTTCGACCTCGAAGGGATACCGCCCTACAACCAGGACCTGGATAATGACATGCCGGCAAAAGTGAAGGAGTTCAAGAGTAAGATCAAGGCGGCCGATGCCATTTTAATTGCTACTCCCGAGTACAACTACTCGGTGCCGGGCGTCCTGAAGAACGCCATCGACTGGGCCTCCCGCCCCCCGGGCGATAACTCCTGGGACGACAAGCCCGTGGCCATCATGAGCGCCTCCATCGGCATGCTGGCCGGCGCCCGGGCGCAGTACCACCTGAGGCAGACGTTCGTCTACATCAACATGCATCCCGTCAACCGCCCTGAGATCATGGTTCCCTTCGCCGCCGATAAGGTGGACGCGAACGGAAGGGTGACCGACGAAAAGACACGGCGTAAGATAAAAGAGCTACTGGAAAGCCTGGCCTCGTGGACGAGACGCCTTAAGAGATAA
- a CDS encoding metal-dependent hydrolase: MNRPGHFGGAMLLFFGIMYFLPKGDTLQTLALSVTAAGIAAAMSMKPDLDKKFFWGIFHRCWITHSLTTVVIVTAGTFALFNYVLHEGPLSYYAALAAFCAIFSHVVLDSFTKMGVPLLGPFDQKMRGLRWFKGSNPLLNYGLMAAGGLMMLAYYRVF; the protein is encoded by the coding sequence ATGAACAGGCCGGGCCATTTTGGCGGGGCCATGCTATTGTTCTTCGGCATCATGTACTTCCTGCCGAAGGGCGACACGCTCCAGACGCTGGCGCTATCGGTGACCGCTGCGGGCATAGCGGCCGCCATGTCCATGAAGCCGGACTTGGATAAAAAGTTCTTCTGGGGCATCTTTCACAGGTGCTGGATCACGCACAGCCTGACCACCGTGGTCATCGTGACCGCAGGCACTTTCGCGCTGTTCAATTACGTCCTGCACGAGGGGCCGCTGTCGTACTACGCGGCGCTGGCCGCCTTCTGCGCCATCTTTTCCCACGTCGTCCTGGACTCCTTCACGAAGATGGGCGTGCCCCTGCTCGGGCCGTTCGACCAGAAGATGCGGGGGCTGCGATGGTTCAAGGGCTCGAACCCGCTGCTGAACTACGGCCTGATGGCCGCGGGCGGGCTCATGATGCTCGCCTACTACCGGGTCTTCTAA
- the trpB gene encoding tryptophan synthase subunit beta: MAISSRYGEYGGTYVPEMLVPALQEVEAAYLKFSDDPSFRGELDAYLKEYVGRPTPLTPAKNMSARYGFSIYLKREDQAFTGAHKINNTMGQALLAKRMGKTRLIAETGAGQHGVATATAARALGMECTIYMGEVDIERQKMNVFRMRLLGAEVVAVRNGTRTLKDAISEAMRSWVTCLDDTHYLFGTAYGPHPYPAIVKDFQSVIGREAREQILRKEGRLPDAVVACVGGGSNAIGIFSGFLNDEGVRLVGVEAGGCGIDTKKHAARFQTGKKGVLHGSYTYVLQDRYGQILDTHSVSAGLDYAAVGPEHALLRDIGRAEYDYATDAEALDAFQELGMVEGILPALESSHAVAWVMKNRASFHKNSIVVINLSGRGDKDVETVARHMGVSL; this comes from the coding sequence ATGGCCATAAGTAGCCGGTACGGCGAGTACGGGGGCACCTACGTGCCCGAGATGCTGGTGCCCGCCCTGCAGGAAGTGGAGGCGGCCTACCTCAAGTTCAGTGACGACCCTTCGTTCAGGGGGGAGCTGGACGCATATCTGAAGGAGTACGTGGGCAGGCCCACGCCTCTCACGCCGGCGAAGAACATGAGCGCCAGGTACGGCTTCAGCATTTACCTGAAGCGGGAGGACCAGGCGTTCACCGGCGCCCACAAGATCAACAACACCATGGGACAGGCTCTTTTAGCGAAGCGGATGGGCAAGACGAGGCTCATCGCGGAGACGGGCGCCGGGCAGCACGGCGTGGCCACGGCCACCGCCGCCAGGGCGCTGGGGATGGAGTGCACCATCTACATGGGCGAGGTGGACATCGAGCGCCAGAAAATGAACGTGTTCCGCATGAGGCTCCTGGGGGCCGAGGTCGTCGCCGTCAGGAACGGCACCCGCACGCTCAAGGACGCCATCAGCGAGGCCATGCGCTCCTGGGTCACCTGCCTGGACGATACTCACTATTTGTTCGGCACGGCCTACGGCCCCCACCCCTACCCCGCCATCGTTAAGGACTTCCAGAGCGTCATCGGCCGGGAGGCCCGGGAGCAGATATTACGGAAGGAGGGCCGGCTCCCCGACGCGGTGGTGGCCTGCGTGGGAGGCGGGAGCAACGCCATCGGCATCTTCTCCGGGTTCCTTAACGATGAAGGCGTCCGGCTCGTCGGGGTCGAGGCGGGCGGATGCGGCATAGACACCAAAAAGCACGCGGCCCGGTTCCAGACGGGAAAGAAGGGCGTGCTCCACGGCTCATACACGTACGTCCTCCAGGACCGCTACGGCCAGATACTGGACACGCACAGCGTCTCGGCCGGGCTGGACTACGCGGCCGTGGGCCCCGAGCACGCGCTGCTCCGTGACATCGGCCGGGCTGAGTACGATTATGCGACGGATGCTGAAGCGCTCGACGCGTTCCAGGAGCTGGGCATGGTGGAGGGCATACTGCCGGCGCTCGAGTCTTCCCACGCCGTGGCCTGGGTCATGAAGAACAGGGCGAGTTTCCACAAGAACTCCATAGTGGTCATCAACCTCTCGGGCAGGGGAGATAAGGACGTGGAAACGGTGGCCAGGCACATGGGGGTGTCCCTGTGA
- the tpiA gene encoding triose-phosphate isomerase, with translation MQKPIIILNYKTYLESSGDKGRQLTWDARDVMQETGIRIIVCPQTPELFHHKGYGIEVFAQHVDPIEPGSHTGHVLPQSLQFCGVTGSLINHSEDRRPLEEIKKCVEVLRKHGMTSVVCAESIEKVKEVSQFKPDYVAIEPPELIGSGIPVSKADPGIVRNSVKAVTDPNVKVLCGAGISKGEDVKAALELGTVGVLLASGVVKAKDPKAALRDLVTY, from the coding sequence ATGCAGAAGCCCATCATCATCCTCAATTATAAGACCTACCTGGAGAGCTCTGGAGATAAAGGCCGCCAGCTCACCTGGGACGCAAGGGACGTCATGCAGGAGACCGGCATACGCATCATCGTCTGCCCCCAGACGCCCGAGCTATTCCATCACAAAGGCTATGGCATAGAGGTCTTTGCGCAGCACGTCGACCCCATCGAGCCCGGCAGCCACACGGGACACGTCCTGCCGCAGTCGCTCCAGTTCTGCGGGGTCACCGGCTCGCTCATCAACCACTCTGAGGACCGCCGGCCCCTGGAGGAGATCAAGAAGTGCGTCGAAGTGCTCCGGAAGCACGGCATGACCTCCGTCGTGTGTGCCGAGAGCATCGAGAAGGTGAAGGAGGTCTCGCAGTTCAAGCCGGACTACGTCGCCATCGAGCCGCCGGAGCTCATCGGCAGCGGCATCCCTGTGTCGAAGGCCGACCCGGGCATCGTGCGGAACTCCGTAAAAGCGGTCACCGACCCGAACGTGAAGGTACTGTGCGGCGCCGGCATCTCGAAGGGCGAGGACGTGAAGGCGGCCCTGGAGCTGGGCACCGTCGGCGTGCTGCTGGCCTCGGGTGTCGTGAAGGCGAAGGACCCGAAGGCGGCGCTGCGGGACCTGGTCACCTATTAA
- the trpA gene encoding tryptophan synthase subunit alpha, whose amino-acid sequence MRLTEKFEELKKRGEGALIAYITLGDPSPEESFMLAQSLIDSGSVDVLELGVPFSDPIADGPVIQAAVDRALKAGMNTDLAFRLTGRLDKKVPVVYLTYYNIVLQRGVEKFARDCRDSGVSGLIVADLPFEESGFLRRACRESGVDYIHIVTPNTPAARMRMILEDASGFVYLVSSMGVTGARRDLAGGLAETVARAVECSNGTPVAVGFGISAPEHVRGVLNMGAEGAIVGSAIVGMAAKGAGMAEVLKFVDGLKAGARAQATCCAPSTGPDITK is encoded by the coding sequence GTGAGGCTCACGGAGAAGTTCGAGGAGTTAAAGAAAAGGGGAGAGGGCGCGCTCATCGCATATATTACGCTGGGCGACCCGTCGCCTGAAGAGTCGTTCATGCTGGCTCAGTCCCTCATCGACTCGGGCAGCGTGGACGTGCTCGAGCTTGGCGTCCCGTTCTCGGACCCCATCGCGGACGGCCCCGTGATACAGGCCGCCGTGGACAGGGCGCTGAAGGCGGGCATGAACACGGACCTGGCCTTCCGCTTAACGGGGCGGCTCGACAAAAAAGTGCCCGTCGTGTACCTCACGTACTACAACATCGTGCTCCAGCGCGGTGTAGAGAAATTCGCAAGGGACTGCAGGGATTCCGGCGTGAGCGGGCTCATCGTGGCCGACCTCCCGTTCGAGGAGAGCGGTTTTCTACGTAGAGCCTGCAGGGAGAGCGGCGTCGACTACATCCACATCGTCACGCCCAACACGCCAGCTGCCCGCATGCGCATGATACTCGAGGACGCCTCGGGATTCGTTTACCTGGTCTCCAGCATGGGCGTCACCGGCGCGCGGAGGGACCTGGCGGGGGGCCTGGCCGAAACCGTGGCCCGCGCGGTCGAGTGCTCGAACGGCACCCCCGTGGCCGTGGGGTTCGGGATCTCCGCGCCCGAGCACGTAAGGGGCGTCCTCAACATGGGCGCCGAAGGCGCCATCGTCGGGAGCGCCATCGTGGGCATGGCCGCAAAAGGGGCCGGAATGGCAGAGGTCCTGAAGTTCGTGGACGGGCTGAAGGCCGGCGCAAGGGCGCAGGCGACCTGTTGCGCTCCTTCTACCGGTCCTGATATAACGAAGTGA
- a CDS encoding CDP-alcohol phosphatidyltransferase family protein has protein sequence MSFLYALKPEKDRLMCPFCRALGSAGVTPNMVTAAGLLLSIVSGLLAASGELHWAILVFLAGAALDALDGSLARACGMGSEFGRYFDSFADRASELFFVVGAVLGGVPATAFLVVLGSFVLLGARVYNHRKGLSSNAAMFGRPERLALLVAGLLCQAPFDTAFFAAAFVLCLVSSAQALASGNIQKLMQKIDRYISR, from the coding sequence ATGAGCTTTCTGTACGCGCTCAAGCCCGAAAAGGACCGACTGATGTGCCCCTTCTGCCGGGCGCTCGGGTCCGCGGGCGTGACTCCGAACATGGTCACGGCGGCCGGCCTGCTGCTCTCGATAGTTTCGGGGTTGCTCGCCGCATCCGGCGAGCTACACTGGGCTATCCTCGTCTTCCTGGCGGGCGCCGCACTGGACGCCCTCGACGGCTCCCTGGCCCGTGCCTGCGGCATGGGCTCCGAGTTCGGCCGGTACTTCGACAGCTTTGCGGACCGGGCTTCCGAGTTGTTTTTCGTCGTCGGGGCGGTCCTCGGCGGCGTACCTGCTACGGCCTTCCTGGTCGTGCTGGGATCGTTCGTCCTGCTTGGGGCAAGAGTATACAACCACAGGAAGGGCCTGAGCTCCAACGCCGCAATGTTCGGGCGGCCCGAAAGGCTGGCGCTATTGGTCGCGGGCCTGCTGTGCCAGGCGCCGTTCGACACGGCGTTCTTCGCTGCGGCATTTGTGCTCTGCCTTGTATCCTCGGCCCAGGCCCTGGCCTCGGGCAACATACAGAAACTAATGCAAAAAATAGATCGATATATCAGTCGGTAA
- a CDS encoding flavodoxin family protein, translated as MRLKDIVVAVVAILVLAVLAAFAAMGFVLMDGMSYTATGHETLSPAGAESGRALVVYDPGITGRAKDAAATIAGDLQAKGYAVDLCGIRSAGAWRTSGYDVIVAGGPVYVGNASGSVRSYLSTLKADEGTRLGVFGTGGTDLGSDDPAIVRKDVASVDTSLEIKAAMKLLEYDDADEKCAVFVEELLR; from the coding sequence ATGAGATTGAAGGATATCGTTGTAGCTGTAGTGGCCATCCTGGTGCTTGCCGTGCTGGCGGCGTTCGCGGCCATGGGGTTCGTGCTCATGGACGGCATGAGCTATACGGCCACGGGCCACGAGACGCTGAGCCCGGCAGGGGCTGAGTCGGGGAGGGCGCTGGTAGTTTATGATCCGGGCATCACGGGCCGGGCGAAGGACGCCGCGGCCACAATAGCGGGCGACCTGCAGGCTAAGGGATATGCGGTGGACCTGTGCGGCATCAGGAGCGCCGGGGCCTGGAGGACGTCCGGCTACGACGTCATCGTCGCGGGCGGCCCCGTGTACGTGGGGAACGCCAGCGGCTCGGTCAGGTCATACCTGAGCACGCTGAAGGCCGACGAGGGCACGAGGCTCGGAGTGTTCGGCACGGGCGGCACGGACCTGGGGAGCGATGATCCGGCGATCGTCCGGAAAGACGTGGCCTCGGTCGATACATCGCTCGAGATCAAGGCGGCCATGAAGCTTCTGGAGTATGATGATGCCGATGAGAAATGTGCGGTGTTCGTCGAGGAGCTTCTGAGGTAG
- a CDS encoding winged helix-turn-helix transcriptional regulator, producing the protein MAGKRGIVLAAAGILLVAALVLAYYSLFVWPHDARVVDPAPSGLPPGSIVYEGGYVVMPASEANLTPEQMAQADTGGADRAVSFWELPLWIQLYALPGLIVGVIAAAAAGVFVVRRSRKIDNANKLGAYTYITDNPGCTAPEVARGRGLNIGTARYHIQRLQNEGRIVLQKIGKYTRIFVNSHTYNDREKLIASHLRSDSSRKILGAIMDTPGISNQKLSDMLGMEKSLVFRYMQKLLDDGIVTCEWEGKNKLYYISQGAKEPLIRLMPRNYQCPGLMKE; encoded by the coding sequence ATGGCCGGTAAAAGGGGTATCGTGCTTGCCGCCGCAGGCATATTGCTAGTCGCAGCGCTGGTTTTAGCCTACTATTCGCTCTTCGTCTGGCCCCACGACGCCAGGGTCGTGGACCCCGCCCCCAGCGGCCTACCGCCCGGCTCCATCGTCTACGAGGGAGGCTACGTCGTCATGCCCGCGAGCGAGGCGAACCTCACTCCCGAGCAGATGGCCCAGGCCGATACCGGCGGCGCCGACAGGGCCGTCTCATTCTGGGAGCTGCCGCTGTGGATCCAGTTATACGCCCTCCCGGGGCTCATCGTCGGCGTCATAGCCGCGGCCGCCGCGGGCGTGTTCGTGGTGCGCCGCTCACGAAAGATCGATAACGCAAATAAGCTCGGAGCGTACACATACATAACGGACAACCCGGGGTGCACCGCCCCCGAGGTGGCCAGGGGCAGGGGCTTGAACATTGGCACCGCGCGCTACCATATCCAGCGACTCCAAAACGAGGGCCGGATCGTCCTCCAGAAGATCGGCAAGTACACCCGGATCTTCGTGAACTCCCACACCTACAATGACCGGGAGAAGCTCATCGCCTCTCACCTGCGGAGCGATTCCAGCCGCAAGATCCTGGGCGCCATCATGGACACCCCCGGCATCAGCAACCAGAAGCTCTCGGACATGCTGGGCATGGAAAAAAGTTTAGTCTTCCGGTACATGCAGAAGCTCCTGGACGACGGCATCGTCACCTGCGAGTGGGAAGGCAAGAATAAGCTCTATTACATCAGCCAGGGCGCGAAGGAGCCGCTCATCCGGCTCATGCCCCGCAATTACCAGTGTCCGGGCCTCATGAAAGAATAA
- a CDS encoding phosphoribosylanthranilate isomerase, with product MKVKICGVRTPGDALKCVEAGADAVGMLLARSPRRITIEQAKAIAKTLPPSVRPVIVMMPSTVDEAVEAAHAIQPGAIQLQGDEPPGMVAEIKRALPGTCIVKAIHVGEGRELEKAMEYEKVADAILLDTMSPNRGGSGTTHDWNISKSIVASVRKPVILAGGLNPDNVAAAVREVGPYAVDVASGVEGEGRVKDLELVKAFIANAREASNGHK from the coding sequence GTGAAGGTCAAGATCTGCGGCGTGCGCACTCCCGGGGATGCCCTTAAGTGCGTTGAGGCCGGCGCCGACGCCGTCGGTATGCTCCTGGCCCGGTCCCCCAGGCGCATCACCATAGAGCAGGCGAAGGCGATAGCGAAAACGCTGCCTCCCTCGGTCAGGCCGGTCATCGTGATGATGCCGTCCACTGTGGATGAGGCAGTGGAGGCGGCGCATGCCATTCAGCCCGGCGCTATCCAGCTCCAGGGCGATGAGCCGCCGGGGATGGTGGCGGAAATAAAGAGGGCGCTGCCCGGGACGTGCATCGTCAAGGCGATCCACGTGGGAGAGGGCCGCGAGCTGGAAAAGGCGATGGAGTACGAGAAGGTGGCCGATGCCATCCTGCTCGACACCATGTCCCCGAACCGCGGGGGCAGCGGCACCACGCACGACTGGAACATCTCTAAGTCGATCGTCGCATCCGTCAGGAAGCCCGTCATTCTTGCCGGGGGGCTCAACCCGGATAACGTTGCAGCCGCCGTCCGGGAGGTCGGGCCATACGCGGTGGACGTGGCGAGCGGCGTCGAGGGAGAGGGCCGGGTCAAGGACCTTGAGCTCGTGAAGGCGTTCATCGCGAACGCGAGGGAGGCGTCGAATGGCCATAAGTAG